A genomic window from Salvelinus alpinus chromosome 10, SLU_Salpinus.1, whole genome shotgun sequence includes:
- the LOC139533039 gene encoding zinc finger protein 658B-like isoform X2, whose amino-acid sequence MASVKLEDCSQTLELNVNIKDEEEEKSVSLRQLELSLRPVTSTVRTYPACLSPSTLSPNLQSLSPDCDSGAQFAPQDPEMTSVKLEDCSQTMELNVSIKDEEDKIGKSLSQGDHVETFSTFREKQQEDHRAKRSHHCPHCEEIFPILSKLKIHLKIHTGENPYSCTDCGKRFTTSRSLTVHQRVHPGEKPYSCPDCGKIYSRLGHLKRHERMHTGAKPYSCSDCGKSFSKLYNLKTHERVHTGEKPFSCSDCEKCFKRSTALKVHQRTHTGEKPYSCSDCGKSFSQLGDLKIHERIHTGEKPYSCSDCDKCFKTSTEQKVHQRTHTGEKPYSCSDCEKCFKTSTEQKVHQRNHTGEKPYSCFYCEKCFKTSTNLKVHQRTHTGEKPYSCSDCEKCFKRSTALKVHQRNHTGEKPYTCSDCGKSFSQLGDLKTHEFIHTGVKPYSCSDCEKCFKTSTEQKVHQRTHTGEKPYSCSDCGKRFSQLGHLNRHERIHTGVKPYSCSDCGKSFSQLGELKTHERVHTGEKPYSCFYCEKCFKTSSDQKVHQRTHTREKPYSCSDCGKRFSKLGDLKTHERMHTGVKT is encoded by the exons atggcatcagtgaagctggaagactgcagtcaaacactggagctgaatgtcaacattaaagatgaagaggaggagaaatcGGTTTCTCTTA GACAACTAGAATTAAGTCTGAGGCCGGTAACATCAACAGTGAGGACatacccagcctgcctctctccttccacactgagtccaaacctacagtcactgagtcctgattgtgacagtggagcccaGTTTGCACCGCAAGATCCAGAGATGAcatcagtgaagctggaagactgcagtcaaacaATGGAGCTGAATGTCAGCATTAAAGACGAAGAAGATAAGATTGGGAAATCACTTTCTCAAG gagaccaTGTTGAGACATTCTCTACATTCAGAGAGAAACAGCAGGAAGATCACAGAGCTAAGAGGTCTCACCACTGCCCACATTGTGAGGAGATTTTCCCAATTCTATCAAAGCTAAAAATACACCtaaaaatacacacaggagagaatccgtattcctgtactgactgtgggaagagattcacaacATCAAGGTCTCTGACAGTTCATCAGAGAGTGCAccctggagagaagccttactcctgccctGACTGTGGAAAGATTTACTCTCGACTGGGCCACTTAAAAAGACATGAACGTATGCACACAGGAgcgaagccttactcctgctctgactgtggaaagagtttctctaAACTGTACAACTTAAAAACACATGAACGtgtacatacaggagagaagcctttctcctgctctgactgtgaaaAATGCTTCAAAAGATCAACTGCtctaaaagttcatcagagaacacacacaggagaaaagccttactcctgctctgactgtggaaagagtttctctcAACTGGGTGACTTAAAAAtacatgaacgtatacatacaggagagaagccgtactcctgctctgactgtgataaatgcttcaaaacatcaactgagcaaaaagttcatcagagaacacacacaggagagaagccttactcctgctctgactgtgaaaaatgcttcaaaacatcaactgagcaaaaagttcatcagagaaatcacacaggagagaagccttactcctgctttTACTGTGAAAAATGCTTCAAAACATCAACTAACCTAAaggttcatcagagaacacacacaggagagaagccttactcctgctctgactgtgaaaAATGCTTCAAAAGATCAACTGCtctaaaagttcatcagagaaatcacacaggagaaaagccttacacctgctctgactgtggaaagagtttctctcAACTGGGCGACTTAAAAACACATGAATTTATACACACAGGagtgaagccttactcctgctctgactgtgaaaaatgcttcaaaacatcaactgagcaaaaagttcatcagagaacacacacaggagagaagccttactcctgctctgactgtggaaagaggtTCTCTCAACTGGGCCACTTAAATAGACACgaacgtatacatacaggagtgaagccttactcctgctctgactgtggaaagagtttctctcAACTGGGCGAATTAAAAACACATGAACGtgtacatacaggagagaagccttactcctgctttTACTGTGAAAAATGCTTCAAAACATCATCTGATCaaaaagttcatcagagaacacatacaagagagaagccttactcctgctctgactgtggaaagaggtTCTCTAAACTGGGGGACTTAAAAACACATGAACGTATGCATACAGGAGTGAAGACTTAA